From the Juglans microcarpa x Juglans regia isolate MS1-56 chromosome 3D, Jm3101_v1.0, whole genome shotgun sequence genome, the window atatgctttcatgcatattaaatttaataatataagtatagtaacctttataattaaatatgtagcATGTAATCAAGTTTCTAATGCCTAGTCATTTatgcctatatattgaatatagttCATAACCATATGTTAgttaattaagtaattaaatgattaaattatagtagttattttataatgtgataATAGTTACTATTTAGGACTTAGTTGTTTCAAATTCTACAAGGTAGGAACCATATAAgaaatttattcataaaagatattataatcttataattcaatataaggtttatatattagtttgtaaaagtttcattaaatttaataggtttcttaatatttttaattattcaaatcattcaaaaataaataaataaatatttaaaagagtaCAAATAAAACTTTAGTTGTGACTCGACTCAGTTTAAGCTCGTTTAAGAGCACAAacaaagattgaaaaataactAAACTCGGCTCGAGCTCATGTTTGATCAACTCAACCCCAGTTCGGCTAGCTCCTGCTCGAACTCAAGTTATTTATGTCCAGCTCAACTCgataacccaaaaaataataaaagtgtgaaaatcatataaattaagaaaactttataatttaagactggcaatattttttcatacttttgtGAAAATATTTCTGTGGATTAGATATttcttaaaactaaaataaataaaccacaTAATGCCATAGTCTCCAatgtagagaaataaatttatctattgAGAAAAGCTAGGACaacaaaaatatatggaaaatgatattgGGCTCTCTCAAATTTACtattcggatttttttttttttttttaatggtcgAGAAAGTAAGAAGTTGTATtattaagatgttaaaaaaatatttaaaaaataaaagaaaaatcaagttcAGCATGCTGGGCGCCTAcattatccaaaataaattacccGATCCAAAAATCAACAGGGACGTAAGAGTAATTtcgacagttgaggaaaacacgttcttttttgcttttttttttttttttttttttttttttttagagtgacgagagaagaccaaaaaaaaaacaccgtGGACATAAACAAGTCAGCTTGCACGGGACTTTCCCTTATCCGAGTAAAGGTTTCTGGATTTGTCTAGAGATAGCAAGTACCTTCTAGTTCCTCGATGTATTTTCCAGAAACCTACACGCCTACCTTGTATATATACACGAACCCCATATCTCATGCTCTCATCAAATTCCCTTTGCTTCATTCAATATACAGTTTCTCGTCCAGGAAACTCTCAAGGAAAAACGATAAAAATGTCTCAAGCCGTCTCGAATTTGAGCCTCTCCCTGCCTCTGCCATTTAGAAAGGCCGGTACTTCTTCAAAGCCTCCATGCCCAGCACTTCCACACTTGTTCAAACCAATTGGCGGCAGAGGTCCGAGTCAAAACGGTATCAGGGCCATCGCAGGGGAGACCAGAGACAACCTCGACCACTTGCAGAGGGCCAACAAGCCCCAACAATCCAACCCCAAGAAGCGAGCTGCCCCAGTTGCACCCATAGGTAAAGTACTCGACTCCAAACCTATCTCTCGCCTTTAGGCCTTTCTTTAACAAATTCTTGCTATTTTTGTTTGGTTCTTGGGTACTGAAATTATGGgttgtgtgcgcgcgcgcgcgctgtGCAGGGTTGTGGGACCGCTTTCCAACGGCAAGAACGATGCAGCAAATGATGGAGACGATGGAGAGGATGATGGAGGATCCGATTACATACTCGGGTGGGTGGTCGGAGCCGTTGCCGAGCGGTAGAGGAGGGTACGGCAGGGGAAGGACGCCATGGGAGATAAAAGAATGTGAGAGTGAGTACAAGATGAGGTTTGACATGCCTGGGATGACCAAGGAGGATGTGAAGgtgtgggtggaggagaaaatgCTGATCGTAAAGGCTGAGAAGGTGCCCAAGAAGCAGCAGGCCGAAGGTCAGGGAAATGGAGAGGAAGAGGACCAGGATTGGTCTGCCAAGAGTTACGGCAGGTATAGCAGTAGGATTGCTTTGCCGGAGAATATTCAGTTCGAGAAGATTAAGGCGGAGGTGAAAGATGGGGTTTTGTATATAACTATTCCTAAGGCGAGGAGCCCTGCGAAAGTTTTGGACATCAATGTTCAATGACAAGTCTCTTTCGTAGCAAATCACTTTCGAAGTTTTTGGTGTAATTTAAAGAGAATAGATTGTAATTTGCAAGTTtaagatggtttttttttttaaatcaagttcCATTTTGGAATTAGTAGTTATGATTTTGGGTGCTCTTTTGAGTTGAGCAGATTTGCATTTCGTTTGTCAGGTAATCGATCGTGTAAGAATATGACAAATTGGCAACAATCTCTTGCATATTTGGGGAGTTAAGCAAAAATGGGGAAATAATGTCATTATCAATCAAATTGGGCCTTTGAACTAGAATTAACCGAAAACAGCGAAAGTTAAATTGGGCCTTCGATCGTAGCTACTCCAAGGTTGTTTACACACTCCAATCTCATATGTTACTGTTTCTGGGTCGTCTAAAGTGGATCTTTATGAAACGGATTTTGGGTTGGGACGACTCAAGAAAGTAAAGTAGATGAGATCTCAATTGATTTTAGGGGAGCCATTTCACTCACTCAGAGTAGGGAATGATGTGTGGAGGGTGGCGTTGAGGACATGGGCTTTCAGCTACATAAAAGCTCAAATGGATGTCTTTATCACTACATACCATTTCCCGATATTTCGGTATCaatatgttttgaatatcgtttCAAAATAATcgattaaattttatatataaattatatttcaaaataataatttatatataaattataagtagCTTAACCTTTATAAGAGTATTTTCATTAGTTTgactaaatttttttcattagtttgactaaatttttcttaaaaatgtaGTCAATatcgtatttttttatatttatctattctatttaaatttaatatttatattaaattagtcatttattctttatataataacaaaatattattaatttaagaattttttatttaatttatttgtattatattttataattttactgatttaatattaattataattatattttaattaaattaaatttatttattaatattaaatattattaatattaacaataattatattataattaatttatcattataattaacttaataattaatattctaattaatattaatttatttttttatcatattttatatttattaataataaattgaatcaaattttttaattataaaaaatatctatctaGTCATGGCCTCTCTCTTTGTAATTTTTCAATCGTCTTTTCTTTATGTCTTCAGCTctcaattcttttgaaaattaatttctttgtaagtattatatttttaatgaaaaagtttatttcatatcgaTACAACTAATAGATTTTCAAGATCCgttttaaattagaattaataaaTTATGATTCTCAGAATATGTGacttcaaaaaattattatctgattAACCAGCATGATATgaagaaattatcaaaatattattcctCTAGAAACTTATTCATGACAGATCATTGTccagcaaagcgacaaataattctgtacaaGATTATGTGttctgtactatgtttgtttttagcgtcggccgacactgttcttgtctttGATGTCGGCCGGTACTATGTTTGTCTTTATAATCTgcgatataaaataaaaaaacaaaaaaaagtaggaatcactgatacaaattttacaaagataacctataactagagagaaaaatggtggcgcccccaatcccccttatataaatacacagggatcgagacgccaggatggtgacaacacggtcacacatcccaacgaagtgccagtgtgtgtacatgcaacagtgtacaaatataataacgcagcggttagtcaactaagtaccagaatttaaatacaaatatttaaacaatttatcttaaaaaaaaataaatatacagtcatcccaaatataatacaaaaggtaaatacataaactgataaaaatacataactcactaaacaggagcaatcccagatcactcccccaacggagccaagctaaggctcgtcatcattgtctgcatcaaaatctgcgataccataaaatggtaccacaggtaagtataaaccaaacaactctcgggataaaaatacattaatgcaaccaacaatatagcaaaatacagttaaccataaaataccattttttcccagaaaaaaaatgattatttccaacacacgccaaaaatcccattttggcccaaaatatccgtaacacattttcccataaaatgattcacacaaacaatccaattatcggacactgtaggcgagaatcgcaggcgggactctaccaccgtccctgcttaccaccatccctaccgcgtgcaccgtaggcgggaatcacaggcgggacacaaccaccatccctgcttaccaccatccctaacgcgtgcaccgtaggcgggaatcacaggcgggactctaccaccatccctgcttaccaccatccctacagttcctttacacataataaatacttaacagagcactgtaggcgggaatcacaggcgggacacaaccaccatccctgcttaccaccatccctacagtctcttttccttttactcacatgaaaatccaaatccaataaatacatgaacatgtatgcaatcatgcgaaaacccagttttctttataaacatgatcatgcatgcaatatgcgatgtacgtgaacaagtcataaccaacaaccaacaaccacaatgcaaacaaacacaactccgtccacaatccatccgacccccgaaactcctcggactcagtccggcaaaacaacccaattcacagataatatgcgttagtgcaaaaatatatttaaatcacgaaagttctttaaggaaaatacttacagtgcaatataataatttccggaggatctcgaagttgcaagtggtgatttctgagcaacaccacagtgtaaaatacactgtggccgtgggtcacaattaccaacttttcaacgaggacaaacgaagacccaagattgatagggtagggcctagggaggtcggtgaaaccaatggtggtggtggtttgccgtgggtggcggcggaatgggcggtagaagaccaaaatgcccaaatcggaaatgtagttggtggagcttcaccggtgacggatcggaggtgaggttgggtccaatgggttgccaagaggtcgg encodes:
- the LOC121256135 gene encoding small heat shock protein, chloroplastic-like, translated to MLSSNSLCFIQYTVSRPGNSQGKTIKMSQAVSNLSLSLPLPFRKAGTSSKPPCPALPHLFKPIGGRGPSQNGIRAIAGETRDNLDHLQRANKPQQSNPKKRAAPVAPIGLWDRFPTARTMQQMMETMERMMEDPITYSGGWSEPLPSGRGGYGRGRTPWEIKECESEYKMRFDMPGMTKEDVKVWVEEKMLIVKAEKVPKKQQAEGQGNGEEEDQDWSAKSYGRYSSRIALPENIQFEKIKAEVKDGVLYITIPKARSPAKVLDINVQ